The Patescibacteria group bacterium genome includes a window with the following:
- a CDS encoding teicoplanin resistance protein VanZ, which translates to MQNQMSLKVKKLVKLWAPPVFWMALIFFLSSRPTLKTTQIYWQDFIIKKTAHFIEYAILAFLYLRGFLGSGFPKKKSFIFALVLCILYAASDEFHQSFIPGREPRIRDVIIDTIGAFSSLYYFVFYRKKPFKYLQS; encoded by the coding sequence ATGCAAAACCAGATGAGTCTAAAAGTGAAGAAGCTGGTTAAACTTTGGGCGCCGCCTGTTTTTTGGATGGCGCTTATTTTTTTTCTTAGCTCTCGTCCTACACTCAAAACGACTCAAATTTACTGGCAGGATTTTATTATCAAAAAAACAGCTCATTTTATTGAGTATGCAATTTTGGCTTTTCTTTATCTCCGTGGCTTTTTGGGAAGCGGTTTTCCAAAAAAGAAGTCGTTTATTTTTGCACTTGTTCTTTGTATTTTGTATGCCGCTTCTGATGAATTTCACCAGTCTTTTATTCCCGGTCGGGAGCCAAGAATAAGGGATGTGATAATTGATACCATTGGCGCTTTTTCATCTTTGTACTATTTTGTCTTTTATAGAAAAAAGCCCTTTAAGTATTTGCAATCTTAA
- the srta gene encoding sortase, producing the protein MARESAIQKEKKKVSSYLNIAGEVFILFSILILFFTYGPVTKEEVSYQIRQVVKNKEVKEIQPVNTQFSIVIPKLEVSAPVFASVDPFNPSEYLPVLKKGVAHSKYSSFPDSFGNTYLFAHSTDAFYNVGKYNAVFYLLGKLEKGDEIDVYYKDQKYVYRVSDKKVVEPKDVFYLVNSGKGNILTLQTCYPPGTTLKRLIVIANQEVGI; encoded by the coding sequence ATGGCAAGGGAATCTGCTATTCAAAAAGAAAAGAAAAAGGTTTCTTCCTATCTTAATATTGCCGGTGAGGTCTTTATTCTTTTTTCAATCTTAATTTTGTTTTTCACCTATGGGCCGGTGACAAAAGAGGAGGTTTCCTATCAGATAAGACAAGTAGTTAAAAACAAAGAAGTCAAAGAAATCCAGCCTGTCAACACTCAATTTTCAATCGTTATTCCAAAACTTGAAGTTTCAGCGCCTGTATTTGCTTCTGTTGATCCTTTTAATCCAAGCGAATACTTGCCCGTCTTAAAAAAGGGAGTTGCTCATTCAAAATATTCCTCTTTTCCTGACAGTTTTGGCAACACTTACCTTTTTGCCCATTCAACCGACGCTTTTTATAATGTTGGCAAATATAACGCTGTTTTTTATCTTCTTGGAAAATTAGAAAAGGGAGATGAGATAGATGTTTATTATAAGGACCAAAAATATGTTTATAGAGTATCTGATAAGAAAGTTGTTGAACCGAAGGACGTGTTTTATTTGGTCAATTCTGGAAAGGGAAATATTTTAACTCTTCAGACTTGCTATCCGCCAGGAACAACGTTAAAGCGTTTGATTGTTATTGCTAATCAGGAAGTTGGGATATAG
- the rfbC gene encoding dTDP-4-dehydrorhamnose 3,5-epimerase gives MKQISEHIYETSLNGLYKIEMPTFKDERGFFHEVFRLDELKKATGVDFKPVQWNHSLSKPKVIRAIHTEGWNKLVYPVTGKMFAVIVDVREESPTFGKYEEFVFDNTSYDSSHFALFISKGLGNSICAFGSQPVNYMYLVDEYWDNSKAQGIAWDDPDIGIKWPVEDPIISERDKNNPRLSDLFPHKYGK, from the coding sequence ATGAAGCAAATTTCCGAACATATTTACGAAACAAGTTTAAATGGTCTTTACAAAATAGAGATGCCGACTTTCAAAGACGAAAGAGGTTTCTTCCATGAAGTTTTTCGTTTAGATGAACTTAAGAAAGCAACCGGAGTTGATTTCAAACCAGTTCAATGGAATCATTCGCTTTCCAAACCAAAAGTAATAAGAGCTATTCACACGGAAGGTTGGAATAAACTTGTTTATCCGGTAACTGGCAAGATGTTTGCTGTCATTGTTGATGTTCGTGAAGAAAGTCCGACTTTTGGGAAATATGAAGAGTTTGTGTTTGATAATACTTCTTATGATTCTTCTCATTTTGCTCTATTTATATCCAAGGGGTTGGGCAATTCTATTTGTGCTTTTGGCAGCCAACCTGTTAATTACATGTATTTGGTTGATGAGTATTGGGATAATAGCAAGGCGCAAGGTATAGCTTGGGACGATCCTGATATTGGTATTAAATGGCCTGTTGAAGATCCTATTATTTCGGAAAGAGACAAAAATAATCCTCGTTTGAGTGATCTTTTTCCTCATAAATATGGCAAGTAA
- the pyrH gene encoding uridylate kinase — protein MVRKKYKRILLKLTGELFGDKFGKGLDFASVDRIARQIINIHKNTGLELAIVVGGGNIFRGRERASDVDEVTADYMGMLATVINGLALQESLERQGVETRMMTAFEIKAVAEPYIRRRAIRHLEKGRIVILTAGVGSPFFTTDSAAALRAVELKCDIVFKATDVDGVYSADPQKDPKAKLYKRISFDKALKEDLQVMDATAFAICRKNKMPIFVFNIKKLDKISSIVLGKEDVFGTLVG, from the coding sequence TTGGTAAGAAAAAAATACAAAAGAATACTTCTTAAACTCACAGGTGAATTGTTTGGTGACAAGTTTGGTAAAGGCCTTGATTTTGCCTCAGTTGATAGAATAGCTAGACAGATTATAAATATTCACAAAAATACCGGTCTTGAATTGGCTATTGTTGTTGGTGGTGGGAATATTTTTAGAGGAAGAGAGAGGGCATCTGATGTTGATGAGGTCACTGCTGATTATATGGGTATGCTTGCAACTGTTATTAATGGTTTGGCTTTGCAGGAGTCTTTGGAAAGACAGGGAGTTGAGACGCGAATGATGACGGCTTTTGAAATAAAAGCGGTGGCTGAGCCTTATATTAGAAGAAGAGCAATTAGGCATCTTGAGAAGGGTAGAATTGTTATTCTAACTGCAGGTGTTGGCAGTCCATTTTTTACTACAGATTCAGCTGCTGCTTTGCGTGCGGTTGAGCTTAAATGTGATATTGTTTTCAAAGCAACGGATGTTGATGGTGTGTATTCTGCAGATCCTCAAAAGGATCCCAAGGCAAAACTCTACAAGAGAATTTCTTTTGATAAGGCTCTTAAAGAGGACTTGCAAGTTATGGATGCAACTGCTTTTGCGATTTGTCGTAAAAATAAAATGCCAATTTTTGTTTTTAATATTAAAAAACTCGATAAAATTTCCTCTATCGTTTTAGGAAAAGAGGATGTCTTTGGTACTTTAGTTGGTTGA
- a CDS encoding methyltransferase, producing the protein MECYKNIKSCRSCGNPVLEEIISLGKINVPNFSSKRRDIKIPLELVFCKKCKLLQLKQNTNPKLLWNENYGYLSGINNQMKRELKEIVKETEKIIKLEKGDTVIDIGCNDGTLLSFYKDVGINLFGFDPSSNTIKIAKEKLTRLNKNKFFLINNFFNKRQFLEKTNKKAKIITAIAMFYDLSDPNKFLKDVYNCLDENGIFIIQQNYLGKMLEQNAIDNIVHEHLEYYSLKSLNFILDKNGFEVFDIKFNNVNGGSFRTWIRKRGSSVGGSKHLKFIESIIKKEKYLEKLETYKSFAERASKNLNKIKDFLKKETKKGKKIYIYGASTRGNTIISYLKLNNKLIKAAADKNPFKWGKTISGTDIPIISEDEARKEMPDYFLALPWYFKEEFIKREKDFIKKGGKFIFPLPKMEIYPRN; encoded by the coding sequence ATGGAGTGTTACAAAAATATTAAATCTTGTAGGTCTTGTGGCAACCCAGTACTCGAGGAGATAATTTCGCTAGGTAAAATAAATGTTCCTAATTTCTCAAGTAAAAGAAGAGATATAAAAATCCCCCTTGAACTTGTATTCTGTAAAAAATGCAAACTTTTACAGCTCAAACAAAATACAAATCCAAAATTATTGTGGAATGAAAATTATGGATATCTCTCAGGCATTAACAATCAAATGAAAAGGGAACTTAAAGAAATAGTGAAAGAGACGGAAAAAATAATAAAACTTGAAAAAGGTGACACTGTTATAGATATTGGTTGTAATGATGGTACGCTCCTATCGTTTTACAAAGATGTGGGAATAAATCTTTTTGGGTTTGATCCTTCATCAAATACCATCAAAATTGCAAAAGAAAAGTTAACCAGATTAAATAAAAACAAATTCTTTTTGATAAATAATTTCTTCAATAAAAGACAATTCTTAGAAAAGACCAACAAAAAAGCAAAAATCATTACAGCAATAGCCATGTTTTACGACCTTTCAGACCCAAATAAATTCCTTAAAGATGTTTATAACTGTCTAGATGAAAACGGAATATTTATAATTCAACAAAATTACTTGGGAAAAATGTTAGAACAAAATGCAATAGACAACATTGTTCACGAACATTTAGAATATTACTCTCTAAAATCACTTAATTTTATACTTGATAAAAATGGTTTCGAGGTTTTTGACATCAAGTTTAACAATGTAAATGGAGGAAGTTTTAGAACATGGATAAGAAAAAGAGGTAGTAGTGTTGGAGGTAGTAAACATCTGAAATTTATAGAAAGCATAATTAAAAAAGAAAAATATCTAGAAAAACTAGAAACTTACAAAAGTTTCGCAGAAAGAGCTTCCAAAAATCTAAACAAAATTAAAGATTTCCTAAAAAAGGAAACCAAAAAGGGCAAAAAAATATATATCTACGGAGCTTCAACCAGAGGAAATACTATAATTAGTTATCTAAAGTTAAACAACAAACTCATAAAAGCCGCCGCCGACAAAAATCCTTTCAAGTGGGGAAAAACAATAAGTGGAACAGATATTCCAATAATTTCTGAAGATGAAGCTAGAAAAGAAATGCCGGATTATTTTCTTGCACTTCCTTGGTATTTCAAAGAAGAATTTATAAAAAGGGAAAAAGATTTTATCAAAAAGGGAGGAAAATTTATCTTCCCTCTACCAAAAATGGAGATCTATCCTAGAAATTAG
- a CDS encoding NAD(P)-dependent oxidoreductase, with amino-acid sequence MASKVYVTGSSGLVGSRFVELYSQKYKLLTPEIDRLNILDFNSLKEFISVRKPNAVVHFAAFTDVSAAENQRGDENGDCFGINVLGTENLVKLCEENKIFMIHISTDMVFPGSEEYKGPYDEDDKPENTPDKLTWYGFTKSEAERRLLSILPNNSAILRIIYPVRASFERKLDYLRKPLSLFDQGKLYPLFDDQQISVSFIDEVALAIDKILEDRISGVYHCSSVDTTTPFEIVSYLIEKARGKGAEVRRSSLAEFLKRVGNSLRYPRWGGLKVEKTQGKLNIKFSTWRQIVDKLIEQGIRA; translated from the coding sequence ATGGCAAGTAAAGTGTATGTTACTGGTTCTTCTGGTTTGGTAGGTTCTAGGTTTGTTGAGTTATACTCACAAAAATACAAACTGTTAACTCCAGAGATTGATAGGCTTAATATTTTAGATTTTAACTCTCTTAAAGAATTCATTTCTGTTAGAAAACCTAATGCTGTTGTTCACTTTGCTGCTTTTACTGATGTTTCTGCAGCTGAGAATCAGAGAGGAGATGAAAATGGCGACTGTTTTGGGATCAATGTCTTGGGAACAGAGAATTTGGTCAAACTTTGTGAAGAAAATAAGATTTTTATGATTCACATTTCAACAGACATGGTTTTTCCGGGCAGCGAGGAATATAAAGGGCCATATGATGAGGACGACAAGCCTGAAAATACTCCTGATAAATTAACATGGTATGGCTTTACCAAAAGCGAGGCTGAAAGAAGACTTTTGTCAATATTGCCTAACAATTCTGCCATCTTAAGAATCATTTATCCTGTTAGAGCCAGTTTTGAAAGAAAACTTGATTATTTGAGAAAGCCGCTTTCTCTTTTTGATCAAGGCAAACTTTACCCTCTTTTTGACGATCAACAAATTTCTGTTTCTTTTATAGACGAGGTGGCTTTGGCGATCGACAAAATCCTTGAAGATAGGATTTCTGGTGTTTATCATTGTTCTTCAGTTGATACAACCACACCTTTTGAAATTGTTTCTTATCTAATAGAAAAAGCAAGGGGAAAAGGGGCAGAAGTTAGGAGGTCTTCTTTGGCTGAGTTTCTAAAAAGGGTGGGTAATTCTTTAAGGTATCCTCGCTGGGGAGGTCTGAAGGTTGAAAAAACTCAAGGAAAGCTAAATATTAAATTTAGTACTTGGCGTCAGATTGTGGATAAACTTATAGAGCAAGGTATTCGAGCTTAA
- the trmD gene encoding tRNA (guanine-N(1)-)-methyltransferase produces MIIDILTLFPRMFDGPFSQSMLKKAQDIKAVKINIHNIRDWATDKHKTTDDRPFGGGPGMILKVEPIDKALEKIKNKTKAKKRKIILLSPQGKVFDQKMAKSLSKIDHLILIAGHYEGVDQRIIDHLIDEEISIGKYILTGGEIPAMVLVDSIVRLLPGVLEKEVIENESFSKGDELDYPQYTQPRDYKGWKVPEILLSGNHKEIEKWRKEKALEKSRKLK; encoded by the coding sequence ATGATAATTGATATTCTAACACTTTTTCCTCGTATGTTTGATGGCCCATTTAGCCAATCAATGCTTAAAAAAGCACAGGATATAAAAGCAGTAAAAATTAACATTCACAACATAAGAGACTGGGCAACTGACAAACACAAAACCACTGATGATAGGCCTTTTGGTGGCGGCCCTGGGATGATACTAAAAGTCGAACCTATAGACAAGGCCTTAGAGAAAATCAAAAACAAGACTAAAGCCAAAAAAAGAAAAATTATTCTTTTAAGTCCACAGGGAAAAGTTTTTGACCAAAAAATGGCCAAAAGTTTATCTAAAATTGATCATCTTATTTTGATTGCAGGGCATTATGAAGGAGTTGATCAAAGAATAATAGATCACCTGATAGACGAGGAGATTTCGATTGGAAAATATATTTTAACAGGGGGAGAAATACCAGCTATGGTTTTAGTTGACTCAATTGTAAGACTTCTGCCAGGAGTCTTGGAAAAGGAAGTAATTGAAAATGAGTCTTTTTCAAAAGGAGACGAGCTTGATTATCCTCAATACACGCAACCAAGAGATTACAAAGGGTGGAAAGTACCTGAAATATTACTTTCAGGCAATCACAAAGAAATCGAAAAGTGGAGAAAAGAAAAGGCTCTTGAAAAGTCTAGAAAACTGAAATAA
- a CDS encoding dolichyl-phosphate beta-D-mannosyltransferase: MRDKKLSKILVLIPTYNEFDNIGVLIGEIERLKIPNLDILVVDDGSSDGTDRLVIKLSKKYRNIFLFERGKKMGIGSAHIDGINWAYRKGYERLISMDADLTHSPKYFKDLIIASYKYDVVIASRHLARNSMIGWSFKRKIITFLNHNLVKYILGLNYDTSNSFRIYRLDKIPRKIFNLISSSGYSFFFESLKILKLNCFTIGEVPVVMRERQKGVSKLSFRDFFLHFWFMMRLIFMILFRRSCLLANQ; the protein is encoded by the coding sequence ATGAGAGATAAAAAATTGTCTAAAATTTTGGTACTAATTCCTACATATAACGAATTTGACAATATTGGTGTTTTGATAGGGGAGATTGAGAGATTAAAAATTCCAAATCTTGATATTTTGGTGGTGGATGATGGTTCAAGTGACGGTACAGATAGATTGGTTATCAAGCTTTCCAAAAAGTATAGGAACATTTTTTTGTTTGAGAGGGGTAAAAAAATGGGAATAGGTAGTGCCCATATTGATGGGATAAATTGGGCATATAGAAAGGGCTATGAGAGGCTTATTTCTATGGATGCTGATTTAACCCATTCGCCTAAGTATTTTAAAGATTTAATTATAGCTTCTTATAAATATGATGTTGTAATAGCGTCAAGGCATCTTGCTAGAAATAGTATGATTGGTTGGTCATTTAAGAGAAAAATTATAACTTTTTTGAATCACAATTTAGTTAAATATATTCTTGGCTTAAACTACGACACATCTAATTCTTTTAGAATTTATAGGTTAGATAAAATTCCAAGAAAAATTTTTAATCTTATTTCTTCTTCAGGTTATTCATTCTTTTTTGAAAGCCTTAAGATACTTAAATTAAATTGTTTTACAATTGGCGAAGTCCCTGTTGTTATGAGAGAGAGGCAAAAGGGGGTTTCAAAACTTTCTTTTCGTGATTTTTTTCTGCATTTTTGGTTTATGATGAGACTAATTTTTATGATTTTGTTTAGGAGAAGTTGTTTGTTGGCAAATCAATGA
- a CDS encoding spore coat protein, which yields MKGVVLAGGLGTRLYPLTYATNKHLLPVYDKPMVFYPINTLVRAGIKEVLVVTGGPYAGHFVRVLKNGKELGLKHLEYAYQEGEGGIAAALSLCEDFADGDSLCVILGDNCTDADISKQVKGFKDGAMVFLKKVPDPERFGVPVFNENREIIKIEEKPKKPKSNFAVTGLYMYDFSVFSKIKSVKPSARGELEITDVNNLYIKEKKLRWAILKGYWRDAGTFQTLFEANKYWARKAAFKDRIFKSSRTI from the coding sequence ATGAAAGGAGTGGTTTTGGCTGGAGGGTTGGGGACCAGGCTTTACCCTCTGACTTACGCTACCAATAAACACCTTCTCCCGGTTTATGATAAACCGATGGTTTTTTACCCAATTAATACCTTGGTAAGAGCAGGAATTAAGGAAGTTTTGGTGGTTACAGGTGGGCCTTATGCTGGTCATTTTGTTAGAGTTTTAAAAAATGGCAAGGAGTTGGGTCTGAAGCATTTGGAGTATGCATATCAGGAAGGTGAGGGTGGAATTGCAGCTGCTCTTTCTTTGTGTGAAGATTTTGCCGATGGTGATTCTTTGTGTGTTATTTTAGGTGATAATTGCACAGATGCTGACATTTCAAAACAGGTTAAAGGTTTTAAAGATGGCGCTATGGTATTTCTCAAAAAAGTTCCTGATCCAGAGCGTTTTGGAGTGCCGGTTTTTAATGAGAATAGAGAAATAATCAAAATAGAAGAGAAACCTAAAAAGCCAAAATCAAACTTTGCTGTTACTGGGCTTTATATGTATGATTTTTCTGTCTTTTCTAAAATTAAATCTGTTAAACCTTCTGCTCGAGGAGAATTGGAAATTACAGATGTTAACAATCTTTATATAAAAGAGAAGAAACTAAGGTGGGCGATTTTAAAGGGTTATTGGCGTGATGCTGGAACTTTTCAAACTCTTTTTGAGGCTAATAAATATTGGGCTAGGAAGGCAGCTTTTAAGGACCGAATCTTTAAAAGTAGTCGCACAATTTAA
- the ftsE gene encoding cell division ATP-binding protein FtsE, with product MLEVVDVSKTYGDIVALNKISFSAEAGELVFITGKSGSGKTTLLKLILREIFPDSGKILFEGKDIFSLKGSEIPLYRQKIGVVFQDFKILTEKTVRENVEIALAVVGVPSSEWNIRVDEVLKMTGLDRRSELFPLQLSGGELQRVSLARALVVNPQIILADEPTGNLDWETSEGIMELFKKVVESGKLVLMATHNLALVDKYSKVEKGSKMKTKVINLS from the coding sequence ATGCTTGAAGTTGTCGATGTTAGCAAAACTTACGGTGATATAGTGGCTTTAAATAAGATTTCTTTTAGTGCTGAGGCTGGTGAATTGGTTTTTATCACTGGAAAATCAGGATCTGGCAAGACAACTCTTCTTAAGCTAATTTTGAGGGAAATTTTTCCTGACAGTGGAAAGATTTTATTTGAGGGTAAAGATATATTTTCTCTTAAAGGCAGTGAAATTCCTTTATATAGGCAAAAGATTGGCGTAGTGTTTCAGGATTTTAAGATTTTAACAGAGAAAACAGTACGAGAAAATGTAGAAATTGCTTTGGCTGTAGTAGGTGTTCCTTCTTCTGAATGGAATATTCGTGTTGATGAAGTTCTAAAAATGACTGGCCTTGACAGACGAAGTGAGCTTTTTCCTCTACAACTTTCCGGAGGAGAATTGCAAAGAGTTTCTCTAGCCCGTGCCTTGGTAGTCAACCCCCAAATTATTCTTGCAGATGAGCCGACTGGCAATCTTGACTGGGAAACGTCGGAGGGTATTATGGAATTATTCAAGAAAGTGGTTGAATCAGGCAAACTGGTCTTGATGGCAACACATAATCTAGCTTTGGTAGATAAGTATTCAAAGGTTGAAAAAGGAAGTAAAATGAAAACTAAGGTTATTAATCTTTCTTAA
- a CDS encoding cell division protein FtsX, whose amino-acid sequence MGIHFKTAIRNIIRSPFQAFAAVFVLAITFFIVSILVALLYSSSQVLHYFETRPQVIAFLKSDVSAGDIYNLQQKLSSDTRVKEVRYVSKEDALKIYKEATSETPLLAELVSPTAFPASLELSLVKLDYAQELISELKQEKLVDQVGFTANLGGEATLNNTINRLKSIVNYLRLGGGIFTAFLAVTSLMVLLVVISMRLMARKQEVDILNLIGATPLFVASPVILEAFIYVLVGVFIGWLLAFVLVLYFAPSLISYFGQIEILPKDTFTLFKMSLLVLFAEWLAGFVLAFLGSFLAISRLSKKKA is encoded by the coding sequence ATGGGAATTCATTTTAAGACAGCTATAAGAAATATAATTAGGTCTCCTTTTCAGGCTTTTGCTGCTGTTTTTGTTTTGGCAATTACTTTCTTTATTGTTAGTATACTTGTTGCTCTTCTTTACTCTTCAAGTCAAGTTTTACATTATTTTGAAACAAGGCCACAAGTTATAGCTTTTTTGAAGTCAGATGTTTCAGCCGGTGATATTTATAATCTTCAGCAAAAGTTGAGTTCTGATACTCGAGTCAAGGAGGTTCGTTATGTTTCAAAAGAAGATGCTTTGAAAATTTACAAGGAGGCAACTTCCGAGACTCCTCTTTTAGCTGAATTAGTTAGCCCTACAGCTTTTCCTGCCAGTCTTGAATTGTCGCTTGTTAAGCTTGACTACGCTCAAGAATTAATTAGTGAGTTAAAGCAAGAGAAACTAGTTGATCAGGTTGGCTTTACTGCAAACTTGGGGGGAGAGGCAACTTTGAACAATACCATAAACAGACTCAAATCCATAGTAAATTATTTGAGATTAGGAGGCGGAATTTTTACGGCTTTCTTGGCTGTCACTTCCCTTATGGTTCTTTTGGTGGTTATAAGTATGAGATTAATGGCAAGGAAGCAGGAGGTGGATATTCTTAATTTGATTGGTGCAACACCACTTTTTGTTGCAAGTCCTGTTATTTTAGAGGCGTTTATTTATGTTTTAGTTGGAGTTTTTATTGGTTGGCTTTTGGCTTTTGTTTTGGTTTTATATTTTGCTCCGTCTTTGATTTCTTACTTTGGGCAGATCGAAATTTTACCAAAAGATACATTTACTCTTTTTAAAATGTCGTTATTAGTTTTGTTTGCAGAATGGCTGGCTGGGTTTGTTTTGGCTTTTTTGGGGAGCTTCCTTGCAATATCTCGTTTATCCAAAAAGAAGGCCTAG
- a CDS encoding ABC transporter permease: protein MLNGYKDLIQAALSDFKRNKVRTFLTSLGITIGVLAVVMLIALGLGIKNYIREQFESLGANLITVLPGSGFGGPGGGFGASLIGGTKFDEKDLKELERIPELKYVVPVFFKTSRVEANGKKEFAYIRGVNEEFFKLRNVKTIRGRQFTQSENQSKAKVAVIGYTIAEKLFGNPDNAVGKTIRFEKQRFEVIGVIEKSGNNEQDSGVVVPYRSTYGSINPDKTFWGINIGVESETDIETAKKKIKEALLKRYKEDDFSVAEQAEILSTINQIFNILNAVLVAIGSISLLVGGIGIMNIMYASVTERTKEIGIRRAIGATEKDILVQFLVEAVLLSALGGVLGLILASIIVILVRPFFPLSINLLSVVVTLTVSSAIGIFFGVFPARRAAQLPPIEAIRYE, encoded by the coding sequence ATGTTAAACGGATACAAAGACTTAATTCAAGCTGCTTTATCTGACTTTAAAAGAAACAAAGTCAGAACTTTTTTAACATCCCTTGGAATAACAATTGGGGTCTTGGCTGTAGTTATGCTTATTGCTCTCGGATTGGGAATAAAAAACTACATAAGAGAGCAGTTTGAAAGCCTGGGAGCAAACCTAATTACAGTTCTGCCAGGAAGCGGATTTGGCGGACCTGGAGGTGGTTTTGGAGCAAGTTTAATAGGCGGGACCAAATTTGATGAAAAGGATCTTAAGGAGTTGGAAAGAATTCCAGAATTAAAATATGTTGTTCCAGTTTTTTTCAAAACATCAAGAGTTGAAGCAAACGGCAAAAAAGAGTTTGCATATATTAGAGGGGTTAACGAAGAGTTTTTCAAACTAAGAAATGTAAAAACTATAAGAGGAAGACAATTTACCCAATCGGAAAATCAATCAAAAGCAAAAGTGGCCGTAATTGGATACACAATCGCTGAGAAACTCTTTGGAAATCCAGATAACGCTGTCGGCAAAACTATCAGATTCGAAAAGCAAAGGTTCGAGGTAATAGGAGTAATTGAAAAGAGCGGAAACAATGAACAAGATTCCGGAGTTGTTGTTCCCTATAGATCAACTTACGGGAGTATAAACCCAGACAAAACATTTTGGGGAATCAATATCGGTGTTGAATCAGAAACAGATATAGAAACAGCCAAAAAGAAAATAAAAGAAGCTCTCTTAAAAAGATACAAAGAGGATGACTTTTCAGTAGCAGAACAAGCAGAAATACTTTCCACTATAAACCAGATATTCAATATTCTTAATGCTGTTCTTGTAGCTATCGGCTCAATCTCTCTTCTTGTTGGTGGTATTGGAATTATGAATATAATGTACGCTTCAGTTACCGAGCGAACAAAAGAAATAGGAATAAGACGAGCAATTGGCGCCACCGAAAAAGACATCTTAGTTCAGTTCCTAGTTGAAGCAGTGCTTCTATCTGCTCTTGGGGGAGTACTTGGATTAATACTGGCTAGCATTATCGTAATACTAGTTCGACCATTCTTTCCGCTTTCTATTAACCTCTTGTCTGTTGTAGTAACATTAACAGTCTCCTCAGCAATTGGTATTTTCTTTGGGGTTTTCCCAGCCCGAAGGGCTGCTCAACTACCGCCAATTGAGGCAATAAGATACGAGTAA
- the rfbB gene encoding dTDP-glucose 4,6-dehydratase gives MKLLVTGGAGFIGSNFISYWLKNNPKDKIINFDKLTYAGHLSSTSDFASNKNYTFVRGDICNSKLVDEVTKNVDIIVHLAAESHVDRSIFGPATFIKTNVLGTQTLLDSALKNKIKLFCHISTDEVFGALPLDSRKKFNEKTPYNPRSPYSASKAASDHLVRAYFTTYGLPVVITNCSNNFGPYQDPEKFLPRMITNLIDNKPIPIYGDGKYVRDWLYVLDHCRAIEMVIKKGKVGETYLIGGLTKDISNLEVAKMLLKIFNKDNSYIQFVKDRPGHDRRYAVDWSKIKNDLGFKPEFDFSVWLEKTVEWYKANEWWWRPLKKKAEKFYQKTNNNRK, from the coding sequence ATGAAATTATTAGTAACAGGTGGCGCTGGATTTATAGGTAGTAATTTCATTAGCTATTGGTTGAAAAATAACCCTAAAGATAAAATTATTAATTTTGATAAATTAACTTACGCTGGCCATTTGTCTTCTACTTCCGATTTTGCTTCTAATAAGAACTATACTTTTGTTAGAGGTGATATTTGTAATTCCAAATTGGTTGATGAGGTTACCAAAAATGTTGATATAATAGTTCATCTTGCAGCTGAAAGCCATGTTGATCGTTCTATTTTTGGCCCTGCCACTTTTATCAAAACTAATGTTTTAGGTACACAGACTCTTCTTGATTCAGCTCTAAAAAATAAAATTAAGCTTTTTTGCCATATATCAACGGATGAAGTTTTTGGTGCCCTTCCACTTGATAGTAGGAAGAAATTTAATGAAAAAACTCCTTATAATCCTCGTTCTCCTTATTCTGCAAGTAAAGCTGCTTCAGATCACTTAGTCCGTGCCTATTTTACGACTTATGGCTTGCCGGTTGTTATTACCAATTGTTCTAACAATTTTGGTCCTTACCAGGATCCTGAAAAATTTTTGCCAAGAATGATTACCAATTTAATTGATAATAAGCCTATTCCTATCTATGGGGATGGTAAGTATGTTCGTGATTGGCTTTATGTTCTTGACCATTGTCGTGCAATTGAGATGGTTATTAAGAAGGGTAAGGTTGGAGAAACTTATTTAATTGGTGGTTTAACAAAAGATATCAGTAATTTGGAAGTGGCAAAGATGCTTCTTAAGATCTTTAATAAAGACAATTCTTATATTCAGTTTGTAAAAGACAGGCCTGGTCATGACAGACGCTATGCAGTTGATTGGAGTAAGATTAAAAACGACCTTGGTTTCAAGCCAGAGTTTGATTTTAGTGTTTGGCTTGAAAAGACAGTTGAATGGTATAAGGCTAATGAGTGGTGGTGGCGGCCTCTTAAGAAAAAAGCGGAAAAATTTTACCAAAAAACAAACAATAACCGAAAATGA